The following coding sequences lie in one Streptomyces sp. NBC_00510 genomic window:
- a CDS encoding acetyl-CoA carboxylase carboxyltransferase subunit alpha/beta, translating into MTEPTRRRAAALELIDAVVEPGTWHGWDEPVTALPGYLDDAGYRADLARARERTGLDESVVTGEGRIRGRRVAVVVGEFRFLGGSIGVAAGERLVRAVERATRERLPLLASPASGGTRMQEGTIAFLQMVKVAAAITDHKAAGLPYLVHLRHPTTGGVFASWGSLGHVTAAEPGALIGFLGPRVHEALYGEEFPSGVQVAENLLANGIVDAVLPSAELADAAARVLGVLCGDTAGVPDTGGAGPDPAPGVPAPPAAESIRRSRRPERPGLRALLAAAARDVAPLSGTGAGERDPGLLLALARIGGTPCVVLGHDRRETADGRPPALGPAGLRVARRGMGIAAELDLPLLSVVDTAGAALSREAEEGGLAGEIARSLADLMTVPAPTLCLLLGQGAGGGALALLPADRVVAARHAWLSPLPPEGASAILYRTTERAYEVAGRQGVRSADLAAHGIVDRVVEETPDAADEPEAFLARLGAVLGAELAALRAHPRAVRLAARRTRYRNLGLG; encoded by the coding sequence ATGACCGAACCGACGCGCCGCCGCGCGGCCGCCCTGGAGCTCATCGACGCCGTCGTCGAGCCCGGCACCTGGCACGGCTGGGACGAGCCCGTGACCGCCCTGCCCGGCTACCTCGACGACGCCGGGTACCGAGCCGACCTCGCCCGGGCACGGGAGCGCACCGGGCTCGACGAGTCGGTCGTCACCGGCGAGGGCAGGATCCGCGGCCGCCGGGTCGCCGTCGTCGTGGGCGAGTTCCGCTTCCTGGGCGGCTCGATCGGCGTCGCCGCGGGCGAACGCCTCGTACGGGCCGTCGAACGGGCCACCCGCGAGCGGCTGCCGCTGCTGGCCTCGCCCGCCTCGGGCGGGACGCGGATGCAGGAGGGCACCATCGCGTTCCTGCAGATGGTCAAGGTCGCGGCGGCCATCACCGACCACAAGGCCGCAGGCCTGCCGTACCTGGTCCACCTGCGGCACCCGACCACGGGCGGGGTCTTCGCGTCCTGGGGCTCCCTCGGACACGTCACCGCCGCCGAACCCGGCGCGCTCATCGGCTTCCTCGGCCCGCGGGTCCACGAGGCCCTGTACGGCGAGGAGTTCCCGTCCGGCGTCCAGGTCGCGGAGAACCTGCTGGCCAACGGCATCGTGGACGCCGTCCTGCCCTCCGCGGAACTCGCGGACGCCGCGGCACGCGTCCTCGGGGTGCTGTGCGGCGACACGGCGGGTGTCCCGGACACCGGCGGGGCCGGGCCCGATCCGGCGCCCGGCGTCCCCGCCCCTCCGGCCGCGGAGTCCATCCGGCGCTCACGGCGGCCCGAACGGCCGGGGCTGCGCGCCCTGCTGGCGGCGGCGGCCCGGGACGTGGCCCCGCTCAGCGGCACCGGCGCCGGGGAGCGGGACCCCGGACTCCTGCTCGCGCTCGCCCGGATCGGCGGCACGCCCTGCGTCGTCCTCGGCCACGACCGGCGGGAGACCGCCGACGGGCGGCCGCCCGCGCTCGGCCCCGCCGGCCTGCGGGTCGCCCGCCGCGGCATGGGCATCGCGGCGGAACTGGACCTGCCGCTGCTGTCCGTGGTCGATACCGCGGGTGCCGCGCTGTCCCGGGAGGCCGAGGAGGGCGGCCTGGCGGGCGAGATCGCCCGCTCCCTCGCCGACCTGATGACCGTGCCCGCGCCCACGCTGTGCCTGCTGCTCGGACAGGGCGCCGGCGGGGGCGCGCTCGCGCTGCTGCCCGCGGACCGGGTGGTGGCCGCGCGGCACGCCTGGCTCTCCCCGCTGCCGCCGGAGGGGGCCTCGGCGATCCTGTACCGGACGACGGAACGGGCGTACGAGGTGGCCGGGCGTCAGGGGGTGCGGTCGGCGGACCTGGCGGCGCACGGGATCGTCGACCGGGTGGTGGAGGAGACGCCCGACGCGGCGGACGAGCCCGAGGCGTTCCTGGCCCGCCTCGGCGCGGTCCTGGGTGCCGAACTCGCGGCCCTGCGCGCCCACCCCCGTGCCGTCCGCCTCGCCGCCCGCCGTACCCGCTACCGGAACCTGGGCCTGGGCTGA
- a CDS encoding methyltransferase domain-containing protein, with the protein MGELSSDTYWDTVADRFDEEPDHGLRDPAVREAWAARLRTWLPGTPADVLDLGCGTGSLARLAAEQGHRVTAVDRSPRMAALARAKLAGTGARVLLGDATEPPVAPGRFDVVLVRHLLWALPDPVAALRRWARLLRRGGRLVLVEGRWGEAEPVGIRAAELAAMVRPLAEHTEVEQLAHDTALWGGPVRDERYAAVVRIKQPRRHTEIVDVHLVLRRGDEVLLGRRVNTGYADGLLHAPSGHVEDDEDVLTALVREAHEEVGVVLRPEDVAVALVMQHRAPGGGERIGWFFEADGGVHEPVNREPEKCSELGWFPLDALPDDMVAYCRAGLEAYRAGERFVLHLHEPGDAIAHDPAGPGRAVVLADGACSTMAATNSAAPSRREDDTP; encoded by the coding sequence GTGGGCGAACTCAGCAGTGACACGTACTGGGACACCGTGGCCGACCGCTTCGACGAGGAGCCCGACCACGGCTTGCGGGACCCCGCCGTGCGGGAGGCGTGGGCGGCGCGGCTGCGGACGTGGCTGCCCGGCACCCCGGCGGACGTGCTCGACCTCGGGTGCGGCACGGGCAGCCTCGCGCGGCTCGCCGCCGAGCAGGGGCACCGGGTGACCGCCGTCGACCGCTCCCCGCGCATGGCCGCGCTCGCCCGGGCGAAGCTGGCCGGCACCGGGGCCCGCGTCCTGCTCGGGGACGCGACCGAACCGCCCGTCGCGCCGGGCCGGTTCGACGTGGTGCTCGTCCGGCACCTGCTGTGGGCGCTGCCCGACCCCGTGGCCGCGTTGCGCCGCTGGGCCCGGCTGCTGCGCCGCGGCGGACGCCTCGTGCTGGTCGAGGGGCGCTGGGGAGAGGCCGAGCCGGTGGGCATCCGCGCCGCCGAACTGGCCGCGATGGTACGGCCGCTCGCCGAGCACACCGAGGTCGAGCAGCTCGCCCACGACACCGCGCTGTGGGGCGGCCCGGTCCGCGACGAGCGCTACGCCGCGGTCGTGCGGATCAAGCAGCCCCGCAGGCACACGGAGATCGTCGACGTCCACCTCGTCCTCCGCCGCGGCGACGAGGTCCTGCTCGGCCGCCGCGTCAACACCGGTTACGCCGACGGGCTGCTGCACGCCCCCTCCGGCCACGTCGAGGACGACGAGGACGTCCTGACCGCCCTGGTCCGCGAGGCCCACGAGGAGGTGGGCGTCGTGCTGCGCCCCGAGGACGTCGCCGTCGCCCTGGTCATGCAGCACCGCGCGCCCGGCGGGGGCGAGCGCATCGGCTGGTTCTTCGAGGCGGACGGCGGCGTCCACGAGCCGGTCAACCGCGAGCCGGAGAAGTGCTCGGAGCTCGGCTGGTTCCCCCTGGACGCGCTGCCGGACGACATGGTGGCGTACTGCAGGGCGGGCCTGGAGGCGTACCGCGCGGGCGAGCGTTTCGTGCTGCACCTGCACGAGCCGGGGGACGCGATCGCCCACGACCCGGCGGGGCCCGGCCGCGCCGTCGTCCTCGCGGACGGTGCGTGCAGCACAATGGCCGCGACAAACAGCGCTGCCCCGTCCCGCCGGGAGGACGACACACCGTGA
- a CDS encoding GntR family transcriptional regulator, which yields MSLKITVRPDAAAAPYEQLREQIADQARSGALPVGYRLPTVRGLADDLGLAANTVAKAYRALEADGVIETRGRNGTFVAAAGDAATREAAAAASAYAQRVRRLGLDRAAAEAAVRDALRAAYEA from the coding sequence GTGAGCCTCAAGATCACCGTCAGGCCGGACGCGGCCGCCGCGCCCTACGAGCAACTGCGCGAGCAGATCGCGGACCAGGCCCGTTCGGGGGCCCTCCCGGTCGGCTACCGGCTGCCCACCGTCCGCGGTCTCGCGGACGACCTCGGCCTGGCGGCCAACACCGTGGCCAAGGCCTACCGCGCCCTGGAGGCGGACGGTGTGATCGAGACCCGCGGCCGCAACGGCACCTTCGTCGCGGCCGCGGGCGACGCCGCCACCCGTGAGGCGGCCGCCGCCGCGTCGGCCTACGCCCAGCGCGTGCGGCGCCTCGGCCTGGACCGCGCCGCCGCCGAAGCAGCCGTGCGGGACGCGCTGCGCGCCGCGTACGAGGCGTAG
- a CDS encoding TrmH family RNA methyltransferase — MAGGPPGGAKGRIRTRTPAELRRSRRPRSHDCWDHLYAAPLWPLHGANLGTLLRTCDAVGACLVVPRFPWVPEALARGNTLRRPACVHWTGDPLGWLQRQRDRGAHVVGVELADEAVRLADLPAARRTTVVVLGHERQGIPPEALDLLDLAVEIPMVGMGASLNVAVAGSLALYKLAGLL, encoded by the coding sequence ATGGCCGGGGGTCCCCCCGGCGGCGCGAAGGGGAGGATACGGACCCGCACCCCGGCGGAACTGCGCCGCAGTCGCCGCCCGCGGTCGCACGACTGCTGGGACCACCTGTACGCGGCGCCGCTGTGGCCGCTGCACGGCGCCAACCTGGGGACGCTGCTGCGCACCTGCGACGCCGTCGGCGCGTGCCTGGTCGTCCCGCGCTTCCCCTGGGTGCCGGAGGCGCTCGCCCGCGGCAACACCCTGCGGCGGCCCGCCTGCGTGCACTGGACCGGCGATCCCCTGGGCTGGCTGCAGCGGCAGCGCGACCGCGGAGCGCACGTCGTCGGGGTCGAACTCGCCGACGAGGCGGTCCGGCTGGCGGACCTGCCGGCCGCGCGGCGCACCACGGTCGTCGTGCTCGGGCACGAGCGGCAGGGCATCCCGCCGGAAGCGCTCGACCTGCTCGACCTCGCCGTCGAGATCCCCATGGTCGGCATGGGCGCCAGCCTCAACGTCGCGGTCGCCGGTTCGCTGGCGCTGTACAAACTCGCCGGACTGCTGTGA
- a CDS encoding DUF5925 domain-containing protein, with protein sequence MPDATPPHRALSIRLGMNDDDSPSDAIDALFLSRFVTGEQPYSCGTSLDRVKSGLTLVPGGGSVLRSARDKDRGATLAEGDGWTILVSRWHRRADVTVTAVTEEVAQRVLAEAVEDAEDQPEPQPDDVTMGFWYVAPRRGPHRITRQISAAPWDDVRGNYTAPVAEAMDGLMKLTAADVSGRLLLLHGPPGTGKTSALRTLARAWRDWCQVDCVLDPEVLFNDVGYLMEIAIGEDDTEGPGRWRLLLLEDCDELIRGQAKHQTGQALSRLLNLTDGLLGQGRNVLVGITTNEDLERLHPAVVRPGRCLARIEVGPLTRTEATGWLGTSEGIGRDGATLAELYALRRGASSSGGTALPHQTTPASASGGLYL encoded by the coding sequence ATGCCCGACGCAACGCCCCCGCATCGCGCCCTGTCCATCCGTCTCGGCATGAACGACGACGACTCGCCGTCCGATGCCATCGACGCCCTGTTCCTGAGCCGCTTCGTCACCGGCGAGCAGCCCTACTCGTGCGGCACGTCCCTGGACCGGGTCAAGTCGGGACTGACGCTCGTCCCGGGCGGCGGGTCGGTGCTGCGCTCCGCGCGGGACAAGGACCGCGGCGCGACCCTCGCCGAGGGCGACGGCTGGACGATCCTCGTCTCGCGCTGGCACCGCCGTGCCGACGTGACGGTGACGGCGGTCACCGAGGAAGTGGCGCAGCGCGTCCTGGCCGAGGCCGTCGAGGACGCCGAGGACCAGCCGGAACCGCAGCCCGACGACGTGACCATGGGCTTCTGGTACGTCGCCCCGCGCCGCGGGCCGCACCGCATCACGCGGCAGATCAGCGCCGCCCCCTGGGACGACGTGCGGGGCAACTACACCGCGCCGGTGGCGGAGGCCATGGACGGGCTGATGAAGCTCACCGCCGCCGACGTCAGCGGCCGGCTGCTGCTCCTGCACGGCCCGCCGGGCACCGGCAAGACCTCCGCGCTGCGCACGCTGGCCCGCGCCTGGCGCGACTGGTGCCAGGTGGACTGCGTCCTCGACCCCGAGGTGCTCTTCAACGACGTCGGCTACCTGATGGAGATCGCCATCGGCGAGGACGACACCGAAGGGCCGGGCCGCTGGCGGCTGCTGCTGCTGGAGGACTGCGACGAACTCATCCGCGGCCAGGCCAAGCACCAGACCGGCCAGGCGCTGTCCCGTCTGCTCAACCTCACCGACGGCCTGCTCGGCCAGGGCCGCAACGTCCTGGTCGGCATCACGACCAACGAGGACCTGGAGCGGCTGCACCCGGCGGTGGTCCGCCCCGGGCGCTGCCTGGCCCGGATCGAGGTGGGCCCGCTGACCCGCACCGAGGCGACCGGCTGGCTCGGCACGTCCGAGGGCATCGGCCGGGACGGTGCCACGCTCGCGGAGCTCTACGCCCTGCGCCGCGGCGCCTCCTCCTCCGGCGGCACCGCGCTCCCCCACCAGACGACCCCGGCCTCCGCCTCCGGAGGCCTCTACCTCTGA
- a CDS encoding SGNH/GDSL hydrolase family protein has protein sequence MRLSRFVSAASALLLTAVLALVGAGSARAAGPVYVALGDSYSAGVGSGSYDGSSGSCYRSSKAFPRLWANAHSPSGFSFTACSGATTTDVLNNQLGPLNASTTLVSISIGGNDAGFADVMTTCVLSSDSTCLSRINQARDFANNQLPARLDSVYNAISSRSPSARVVVLGYPRFYKLGATCIGLSETKRRAINDAADLLDTVTAKRAADHGFAFADVRGTFTGHELCSGSAWLHSLTLPVYESYHPTASGQSGGYLPVFTSAA, from the coding sequence ATGAGACTGTCCCGTTTCGTGTCAGCCGCATCCGCACTTCTCCTTACCGCCGTACTCGCCCTGGTTGGTGCCGGTTCCGCCCGAGCCGCCGGCCCCGTCTACGTGGCCCTGGGCGACTCGTACTCCGCCGGCGTCGGGTCCGGCAGCTACGACGGCTCGAGCGGCAGCTGCTATCGCAGCAGCAAGGCGTTCCCCCGGCTGTGGGCGAACGCGCATAGCCCGTCCGGGTTCTCTTTCACCGCGTGTTCCGGAGCGACCACGACCGACGTGCTCAACAACCAGCTCGGTCCGCTCAACGCCTCGACGACCCTGGTCAGCATCAGCATCGGCGGCAACGACGCCGGCTTCGCCGACGTGATGACCACCTGCGTCCTCAGCTCCGACAGCACCTGCCTCAGCCGTATCAACCAGGCCAGGGACTTCGCCAACAACCAACTGCCCGCACGGCTCGACTCCGTCTACAACGCCATCAGCTCCAGGTCCCCTTCGGCCCGGGTCGTCGTCCTCGGCTACCCGCGCTTCTACAAGCTGGGCGCCACCTGCATCGGCCTCAGCGAGACCAAGCGCAGGGCCATAAACGACGCGGCCGACCTCCTCGACACCGTCACCGCCAAGCGCGCCGCCGACCACGGCTTCGCCTTCGCCGACGTCCGCGGCACCTTCACCGGGCACGAGCTCTGCTCGGGCTCGGCCTGGCTGCACAGCCTCACCCTCCCCGTCTACGAGTCCTACCACCCCACCGCCTCCGGCCAGTCCGGCGGCTACCTGCCGGTGTTCACCTCCGCCGCGTGA
- a CDS encoding serine/threonine protein kinase has protein sequence MTRLVAGRYRLISELGRGGMGVVWLARDELLGREVAVKEVKAPPGLEDGEVERLYARLQQEGIAAARVEHPNVIKVYDVAMAEGSPWIVMELVRGVTLADVLDAEGPMDPRRAAGIGGKVLAALRAGHTAGVLHRDVKPGNVLIGNDGRVVLTDFGIAMIEGSSAITRTGELVGSPEFLAPERALGRRPGPASDLWSLGVLLYVAVEGGSPFRRDTALSTMRAVVDEELPEPRRAGPLAPVITGLLHKDPAARIPGDEVQRRLDALAAGRTPPGAGTAYATTQAAVPMPPGPDGTPVRSTPVSSTPVSSTPLGPTTPVGTGFGPPSGGPPARPRRAAVAMAAGVLALALGIGGVAYALLDDGSPGGSGHGTTAGNTPGGDGTPSATGSQDDDDTDASGYEATAGGGDSASPHTSAPPSTPAHVNVHVTVSAVRDTYTGDCPPPAEQAPSFSAVVTVDRTPVTVTYRWKTSGAGSDHGWQTLDFPSGGPKSRTVEYTEPSYEPDGTIEGWVAVEVRSPVGTESAHVPFTVTCRAPSPSPSGSDGTATTP, from the coding sequence ATGACACGGCTCGTGGCGGGGCGCTACCGGCTGATCAGCGAGCTGGGCCGGGGCGGCATGGGTGTGGTCTGGCTGGCCCGGGACGAACTGCTGGGCCGCGAGGTGGCGGTCAAGGAGGTCAAGGCCCCGCCGGGCCTGGAGGACGGGGAGGTCGAGCGCCTGTACGCGCGGCTGCAGCAGGAGGGCATCGCGGCCGCGCGGGTCGAGCACCCCAACGTCATCAAGGTGTACGACGTGGCCATGGCCGAGGGCAGCCCGTGGATCGTCATGGAGCTCGTCCGGGGCGTGACGCTCGCCGACGTCCTCGACGCGGAGGGCCCCATGGACCCCCGGCGCGCCGCGGGGATCGGCGGCAAGGTGCTGGCGGCGCTGCGCGCCGGCCATACGGCCGGGGTGCTGCACCGCGACGTAAAGCCGGGCAACGTGCTCATCGGCAACGACGGGCGGGTCGTGCTCACCGACTTCGGCATCGCCATGATCGAGGGCTCCTCGGCGATCACCCGTACCGGCGAACTGGTGGGCTCACCGGAGTTCCTGGCCCCCGAGCGGGCGCTCGGCCGCCGTCCCGGCCCGGCGTCGGACCTGTGGTCGCTCGGGGTGCTGCTGTACGTGGCGGTGGAGGGCGGTTCGCCGTTCCGCCGCGACACCGCGCTGAGCACGATGCGCGCGGTGGTGGACGAGGAACTGCCCGAGCCGCGCAGGGCGGGGCCGCTGGCCCCGGTGATCACCGGGCTGCTGCACAAGGACCCGGCGGCCCGGATCCCGGGCGACGAGGTGCAGCGGCGGCTGGACGCCCTCGCCGCCGGGCGCACCCCGCCGGGCGCCGGAACGGCCTACGCCACCACCCAGGCCGCCGTGCCGATGCCGCCGGGGCCGGACGGCACACCGGTCCGGTCGACACCGGTCTCCTCGACTCCCGTCTCCTCGACACCGCTCGGGCCGACGACGCCCGTCGGCACCGGATTCGGCCCCCCGTCAGGTGGCCCCCCGGCCCGGCCGCGCCGCGCGGCGGTGGCGATGGCGGCGGGCGTGCTCGCCCTCGCCCTGGGCATCGGGGGCGTGGCCTACGCCCTGCTCGACGACGGCTCGCCCGGGGGTTCCGGCCACGGCACGACCGCCGGGAACACCCCGGGCGGCGACGGGACCCCGTCCGCCACCGGCTCGCAGGACGACGACGACACGGACGCCAGCGGCTACGAGGCGACGGCCGGCGGCGGTGACTCCGCGTCCCCGCACACCTCGGCGCCGCCCAGCACCCCGGCCCATGTGAACGTCCACGTCACGGTGTCGGCCGTGCGCGACACCTACACCGGGGACTGTCCGCCGCCCGCGGAGCAGGCGCCGTCCTTCTCGGCGGTCGTCACGGTCGACCGCACCCCGGTGACGGTCACCTACCGCTGGAAGACGAGCGGCGCCGGTTCCGACCATGGCTGGCAGACGCTCGACTTCCCCTCGGGCGGCCCGAAGAGCCGGACGGTCGAGTACACCGAGCCGTCCTACGAGCCGGACGGCACGATCGAGGGCTGGGTGGCGGTCGAGGTGCGCAGTCCGGTGGGGACGGAGTCCGCGCATGTCCCGTTCACGGTCACGTGCCGGGCGCCGAGCCCGTCGCCGAGCGGCTCCGACGGGACGGCGACGACCCCCTGA
- a CDS encoding nickel transporter, which yields MIRRRTAAAAAAAAAGAALALLPAGQAQAHPLGNFTVNRYDGLVAAPGVLRIDHVEDLAEIPAAQAVPAIDRDGDRALGHAELADWAGARCDAAAEGARASVGGRREPVTVRRATATVRPGQAGLTTLRVECRMTARLPDGRSASLTYRPADIGAGPGWREITARGDRMTLHDADVPGTSVSRRLTAYPKDLLSSPADERAAGFRVTPGGPALAAEEDAPAAGVLPRGADRWTRALTDLVSRHALTPGFAALALLTALALGAMHALAPGHGKTLMAAAAAAGGRRSRRDMVALGASVTVTHTMGVFALGLLVTTGSAAAPSVIGWLGVASGVLVACAGAALLRRAWRLRGQPHGHEHGHGHGHDHGHGHDHGHDHGHDHGGGHRSHGPHHHGEHHVRPRRPAPSPGRVAQGAPSAVLTAERPAPERHVHVHPHTHPHPHTHPHEPRPTLRGTILLGFAGGLVPSPSAVVVLVGAAALGQAWFGFLLVLAYGAGLAITLTAAGFAVVRLGRLAGKASALRARGRLFTAARRLAPLATASVVLVLGCGLLLRAALTLTA from the coding sequence ATGATCCGGCGCAGGACGGCCGCCGCGGCGGCCGCGGCAGCGGCGGGAGCGGCCCTCGCGCTGCTGCCCGCGGGACAGGCGCAGGCGCATCCGCTGGGCAACTTCACCGTCAACCGCTACGACGGCCTGGTCGCCGCCCCCGGTGTGCTGCGGATCGACCACGTCGAGGACCTCGCCGAGATCCCCGCGGCCCAGGCCGTCCCCGCGATCGACCGGGACGGCGACCGGGCGCTGGGCCACGCCGAGTTGGCGGACTGGGCGGGGGCGCGGTGCGACGCGGCCGCGGAGGGCGCGCGGGCGTCCGTCGGCGGTCGCCGCGAACCGGTCACGGTGCGCCGGGCCACGGCGACCGTACGGCCGGGGCAGGCCGGGCTGACGACACTGCGCGTCGAGTGCCGGATGACGGCGCGCCTGCCGGACGGCAGGTCCGCGTCCCTGACGTACCGTCCGGCGGACATCGGTGCCGGGCCGGGCTGGCGGGAGATCACCGCGCGCGGCGACCGGATGACGCTCCACGACGCCGACGTGCCGGGGACGTCGGTGTCGCGGCGGCTCACCGCGTACCCGAAGGACCTGCTCTCCTCGCCCGCCGACGAGCGCGCGGCCGGTTTCCGGGTGACCCCGGGCGGCCCCGCGCTGGCGGCGGAGGAGGACGCCCCCGCCGCCGGTGTGCTGCCGCGCGGCGCGGACCGCTGGACCCGGGCCCTCACCGACCTGGTGTCACGGCACGCGCTCACCCCGGGGTTCGCCGCCCTGGCCCTGCTCACGGCGCTGGCCCTGGGCGCGATGCACGCGCTCGCGCCCGGGCACGGCAAGACGCTGATGGCCGCGGCGGCCGCCGCGGGCGGCCGGCGGTCGCGCCGGGACATGGTCGCGCTGGGAGCGTCGGTGACGGTCACCCACACCATGGGGGTGTTCGCGCTGGGCCTGCTGGTGACGACCGGTTCGGCCGCGGCGCCCTCGGTCATCGGCTGGCTGGGCGTCGCCAGCGGGGTGCTGGTCGCCTGCGCCGGTGCGGCGCTGCTCCGCCGCGCGTGGCGGCTGCGGGGTCAGCCGCACGGCCACGAGCACGGACACGGGCACGGGCATGACCACGGGCACGGGCATGACCACGGGCATGACCACGGTCACGACCACGGGGGCGGCCACCGCAGCCACGGTCCTCACCACCACGGCGAACACCACGTCCGCCCGCGCCGCCCCGCGCCCTCACCCGGGAGGGTGGCACAGGGCGCGCCCTCGGCCGTCCTCACCGCCGAACGCCCCGCCCCCGAGCGCCACGTGCACGTCCACCCGCACACCCACCCGCACCCGCACACACACCCGCACGAGCCGCGGCCCACGCTCCGGGGCACGATCCTGCTCGGCTTCGCCGGCGGTCTCGTCCCCAGTCCTTCCGCGGTGGTCGTCCTGGTGGGCGCCGCGGCACTGGGCCAGGCCTGGTTCGGCTTCCTGCTGGTGCTCGCGTACGGCGCGGGTCTGGCGATCACGCTCACGGCCGCCGGTTTCGCCGTCGTGCGCCTCGGGCGGCTGGCCGGGAAGGCGTCGGCACTGCGGGCCCGCGGCCGGCTGTTCACGGCGGCACGGCGGCTCGCGCCGCTGGCCACGGCGTCCGTGGTGCTGGTGCTGGGCTGCGGTCTGCTGCTCAGGGCGGCGCTGACGCTGACGGCTTGA
- a CDS encoding tetratricopeptide repeat protein produces MDVPAPGRLRAAVLYAALVLGLALALTAGALVLGGSPAPRDAARTAAPAADAPLDRLAEGDLAGGIAALQTHLRAQPDDAPGWAALGAAYVEQARTSGDPTRYPQAQAAFTRSLRISPRDNDAALAGRAALAAARHDFRTALTEADRALKVNPYGERALAVRVDALVELGRYDEALRAAEHADAVRPGIPVFTRLAYVHELRGDPAGARRILTRALDSAAAPGDTAYVATALGQLAWSQGQYPAALRHFATALRADPGYLPAVEGRGRTYAARGDREKALRDLGRVVDRYPLPAQLAELGELYEATGQDERAEQQYAVVGTWIALARANGVATDLDAALVAADHGDAVEALRAARAEWSRRQTVHTADALAWALHVNGRDREALTYAGRSLAPGYRNAAFLYHRGVIEAALGERAAARTSLAAALRLNPGFSPTAAPAARRALARIEGDPS; encoded by the coding sequence ATGGACGTACCGGCCCCGGGCCGACTGCGCGCCGCCGTCCTGTACGCGGCGCTGGTGCTCGGCCTCGCGCTGGCGCTCACCGCGGGCGCGCTGGTCCTCGGCGGGTCCCCCGCCCCGCGGGACGCCGCGCGGACCGCGGCACCCGCCGCCGACGCCCCGCTGGACCGCCTCGCCGAGGGCGACCTCGCGGGCGGCATCGCGGCCCTGCAGACGCATCTGCGGGCCCAGCCCGACGACGCCCCGGGGTGGGCCGCGCTCGGCGCCGCCTACGTCGAGCAGGCCAGGACCAGCGGCGACCCGACCCGCTACCCGCAGGCGCAGGCGGCCTTCACCCGCTCGCTGCGGATCTCCCCCCGCGACAACGACGCCGCACTCGCCGGGCGGGCCGCGCTCGCCGCCGCCCGCCACGACTTCCGCACCGCCCTCACCGAGGCGGACCGGGCGCTGAAGGTGAACCCGTACGGGGAGCGCGCCCTCGCCGTCCGGGTCGACGCCCTGGTCGAACTCGGCCGCTACGACGAGGCGCTGCGCGCCGCCGAGCACGCGGACGCGGTGCGTCCCGGCATCCCGGTCTTCACCCGCCTCGCCTACGTCCACGAACTGCGCGGCGACCCGGCCGGTGCCCGCCGCATCCTGACCCGCGCCCTGGACTCCGCCGCGGCCCCGGGCGACACCGCCTACGTCGCCACGGCGCTGGGCCAGCTCGCCTGGAGCCAGGGCCAGTACCCGGCCGCACTGCGGCACTTCGCCACCGCGCTGCGCGCCGACCCCGGCTACCTGCCGGCGGTCGAGGGCCGCGGCCGTACGTACGCGGCGCGCGGCGACCGGGAGAAGGCCCTGCGCGACCTGGGCCGGGTCGTCGACCGCTACCCGCTGCCCGCGCAACTCGCGGAACTGGGCGAACTGTACGAGGCCACGGGCCAGGACGAGCGGGCGGAGCAGCAGTACGCGGTGGTCGGCACCTGGATCGCCCTCGCCAGGGCGAACGGCGTCGCCACCGACCTCGACGCGGCGCTGGTCGCCGCCGACCACGGGGACGCCGTGGAGGCGCTGCGCGCGGCCCGGGCCGAATGGTCGCGCCGGCAGACCGTCCACACCGCCGACGCGCTCGCCTGGGCCCTGCACGTCAACGGCCGTGACCGCGAGGCCCTGACGTACGCCGGACGCTCCTTGGCGCCGGGCTACCGCAACGCGGCCTTCCTCTACCACCGCGGCGTCATCGAGGCGGCCCTCGGCGAGCGCGCGGCCGCCAGGACGTCGCTGGCCGCGGCGCTCCGTCTCAACCCCGGCTTCTCCCCCACCGCCGCCCCCGCCGCCCGCCGTGCGCTGGCACGCATCGAAGGAGACCCGTCATGA